From a single Arachis hypogaea cultivar Tifrunner chromosome 3, arahy.Tifrunner.gnm2.J5K5, whole genome shotgun sequence genomic region:
- the LOC112790250 gene encoding indole-3-pyruvate monooxygenase YUCCA2, which yields MKYMKEVEGKSIHDWRMRRRRKESIWIPGAVIVGGGPSGVAAAACLKQKGIPSLVLERAHCLASMWQLKTYDRMRLHLPKHLCQLPLMPFPSNFPSYPTKHQFVSYLKAYADHFDIKPCFGKTVVSAELDDRIGHWRVKTETQDEYVSKWLIVASGENAEEVVPEVEGMDEFAGPIIHTSSYKSGAMFSGNNVLVVGCGNSGMEVCLDLCEHNARPSLVVRDSVHILPQQMFGRSTFGVSMGLLKWFPINVVDKFLLVMSHIMLGDTARFGLQRPKLGPLQLKNLCGKTPVLDVGTLAHIKSRKIKVCRGIKRLTRHAVEFVDGKIENFDAIILATGYKSNVPLWLKGSDMFCEKDGFPRKPFPNGWKGENGLYAVGFTKRGLLGASIDAIRIAQDIAHSWKKEGYCTLPIP from the exons atgaagtacatgaaggaagTAGAAGGAAAAAGCATCCATGATTGGAGAATGAGGAGGAGAAGAAAGGAAAGTATATGGATTCCGGGAGCAGTGATAGTGGGAGGAGGACCATCAGGGGTGGCAGCTGCGGCATGTCTGAAGCAGAAAGGTATCCCATCGCTGGTTCTTGAAAGGGCTCATTGCTTGGCATCAATGTGGCAGCTCAAGACCTACGACCGCATGCGCCTTCATCTTCCTAAGCACTTGTGCCAGCTTCCTCTCATGCCATTCCCCTCCAACTTCCCCTCTTATCCAACCAAACACCAGTTTGTTTCTTACCTCAAGGCCTACGCTGATCATTTCGACATCAAGCCGTGCTTTGGAAAGACTGTGGTAAGTGCTGAGCTTGATGACAGAATTGGGCACTGGAGAGTGAAGACGGAGACACAAGACGAGTACGTCAGTAAGTGGCTCATAGTGGCCAGCGGAGAGAACGCGGAGGAGGTGGTGCCTGAGGTCGAAGGGATGGATGAGTTTGCAGGGCCCATAATTCACACAAGCTCGTATAAGAGCGGAGCCATGTTCAGTGGGAATAATGTTTTGGTGGTTGGTTGTGGAAACTCCGGAATGGAGGTTTGTTTGGATCTATGCGAACATAATGCTCGCCCATCCCTTGTCGTTAGAGATTcg GTGCATATCTTGCCGCAGCAGATGTTTGGGAGATCAACATTTGGAGTGTCCATGGGGTTACTGAAATGGTTCCCAATAAACGTTGTGGATAAGTTCTTGCTTGTAATGTCGCACATCATGCTTGGGGACACTGCCCGATTCGGACTTCAACGTCCCAAACTTGGCCCTCTGCAGCTCAAGAACTTATGTGGAAAGACACCAGTTTTGGATGTTGGAACACTTGCTCACATCAAATCTCGAAAAATTAAGGTTTGCCGTGGAATCAAACGACTAACACGCCATGCTGTGGAGTTCGTTGATGGCAAAATAGAGAATTTTGACGCCATTATTCTCGCAACGGGATACAAAAGCAACGTACCCTTATGGTTAAAG GGAAGCGACATGTTTTGTGAGAAAGATGGGTTTCCGAGGAAGCCATTCCCAAATGGATGGAAAGGTGAAAATGGACTTTATGCCGTGGGTTTCACCAAACGTGGCCTTCTTGGTGCATCCATTGACGCTATCAGAATTGCACAGGATATTGCACATTCCTGGAAAAAAGAAGGATATTGTACCCTCCCAATTCCATGA